A single Triticum dicoccoides isolate Atlit2015 ecotype Zavitan chromosome 2A, WEW_v2.0, whole genome shotgun sequence DNA region contains:
- the LOC119353839 gene encoding pectinesterase QRT1-like gives MAAAAAGKRPCCAVVLGLLLAAVTAAGAEFITWEDLTMPAVAGLIRAAPVDVKSAAARRGGVGVSTIVVSQDGTGHSRTVQGAVDMVPAGNTRRVKILVRPGVYREKVTVPITKPFVSLIGMGTGRTVITWNARASDIDATGHQVGTFYSASFAVEADYFCASHITFENSAPAAPPGAVGMQAVALRLSGDKTMLYRCRILGTQDTLFDNIGRHYLYNCDIQGSIDFIFGNARSLYQGCALHAVATSYGAIAASQRSSASDESGFSFVGCRLTGSGMLYLGRAWGRYARVVYAFCDLGGIVVPQGWSDWGDRARTKTVMFGEYKCKGPGASSRQRVPWARALTYEEVRPFLGRDYINGEQWLRL, from the exons atggccgccgccgcggcGGGCAAGCGGCCCTGCTGCGCCGTGGTGCTGGGCTTGTTGCTGGCGGCCGTGACGGCCGCCGGCGCCGAGTTCATCACGTGGGAGGACCTGACCATGCCGGCCGTGGCGGGGCTCATCCGCGCCGCGCCGGTGGACGTCAAGTCGGCGGCAGCGCGCCGCGGGGGCGTGGGCGTGAGCACGATCGTGGTGTCGCAGGACGGGACGGGGCACTCGCGGACCGTGCAGGGCGCCGTCGACATGGTGCCCGCCGGGAACACGCGGCGGGTCAAGATCCTCGTCAGGCCCGGGGTGTACAG GGAGAAGGTGACGGTGCCGATCACGAAGCCGTTCGTGTCGCTGATCGGCATGGGGACCGGGCGCACGGTGATCACATGGAACGCGCGGGCGTCGGACATCGATGCAACGGGGCACCAGGTCGGCACCTTCTACTCCGCCTCCTTCGCCGTCGAGGCCGACTACTTCTGCGCAAGCCACATCACCTTCGAG AACTCGGCGCCGGCCGCGCCGCCGGGAGCGGTGGGGATGCAGGCGGTGGCGCTGCGGCTGTCCGGCGACAAGACCATGCTGTACAGGTGCAGGATACTGGGGACCCAGGACACGCTCTTCGACAACATCGGGAGGCACTACTTGTACAACTGCGACATCCAGGGCTCCATCGATTTCATTTTCGGGAACGCCAGGTCCCTGTACCAG GGCTGCGCGCTGCACGCGGTGGCGACGAGCTACGGCGCGATCGCGGCGTCGCAGCGGAGCTCGGCGTCGGACGAGTCGGGGTTCTCGTTCGTGGGGTGCCGGCTGACCGGCTCCGGCATGCTGTACCTGGGCAGGGCGTGGGGCAGGTACGCCCGGGTGGTGTACGCCTTCTGCGACCTCGGCGGCATCGTCGTGCCCCAGGGCTGGAGCGACTGGGGCGACCGCGCCAGGACCAA GACGGTGATGTTCGGGGAGTACAAGTGCAAGGGGCCCGGGGCGAGCTCGCGGCAGCGGGTGCCGTGGGCGCGGGCGCTCACCTACGAGGAGGTGCGCCCCTTCCTCGGCCGGGACTACATCAATGGCGAGCAGTGGCTCCGGTTGTAG